From the Micromonospora echinospora genome, the window ACCGCCGTACAGCCGGTCGAACTCCGCCCGGGCGTAGTAGGCGTCGGAGTAAAGGGACTTGTGCCCGCCGGTCCGGGCCACCGCCCGCTCCACGGCCCGGTTCACGTCGCCGTCGGCGGCGCCCCGGGCGATCGGCACGCTGCCCCAGAAACCCACGTTGACGTAGGTCTCGCCGGGACGCAGCGGGTACAGCGGCCAGACCCGGGCCGAACCGGGGCCGGCCACCTCCCTCAGCCGCAGCGGGCAGAGCCAGACCGGCGCCATGCCCACCTCGTGGGCGAACCAACGCAGGAAGTCGGCGGTGCCGGCGAGCGGGATCTCCACGTCCTGCACCACCCGCTCCCGGGGCGCCCGCCCCCGCCAGCGGTCCACCCGGGCGGCGACGCCGTAGCGCTGCTCCAGCCGGACCAGGCGGTGGTAGACGTCGCTGCGTCGCCAGCGGGACGGCCAGAGCCGGCGCACCACCGGGTGCTGCGCGCCGAACGCCCGGGAGCACCAGAACCAGTCGGTGTCCCAGCGCCACAGGTAGTCGTGGGTGGTCAGCAGGTCGTGCCCGCGCCGGGACAGCGACCGGTAGTAGATCTCCCGGCCGGTGTAGTCACTGGGCCGTTGCCCACCGCCGGCCGGGGACACGCCGCCGGCCGGGCGCGCGTCATCGGCCGGGCGTTCCTCGTCGGCCGGGCGCGCGTCGTCGGTGAAGGCGCCCAGCACCAGATACGCCTCGTCCGGGGCGAACACCACCCCGTCCATCGCGTCGACCGGACGACCCGCCCACATCCGGGTGGTGGTCACCG encodes:
- a CDS encoding FAD-binding oxidoreductase, which encodes MGDPHGPAGDRHGRAVEALRRSYAAVPAGEPVRLAKRTSNLFRPRAATASPGLDVGGLTGVLGVDPVARTADVQGMCTYEDLVAVTLSYGLMPLVVPQLRTITLGGAVTGLGIESTSFRNGLPHESVVEMDVLTGAGDLLTIGPDGPHADLFAAFPNSLGSLGYATRLRIELQPVRRYVALRNVRFTDLDTLVDAIGAVTTTRMWAGRPVDAMDGVVFAPDEAYLVLGAFTDDARPADEERPADDARPAGGVSPAGGGQRPSDYTGREIYYRSLSRRGHDLLTTHDYLWRWDTDWFWCSRAFGAQHPVVRRLWPSRWRRSDVYHRLVRLEQRYGVAARVDRWRGRAPRERVVQDVEIPLAGTADFLRWFAHEVGMAPVWLCPLRLREVAGPGSARVWPLYPLRPGETYVNVGFWGSVPIARGAADGDVNRAVERAVARTGGHKSLYSDAYYARAEFDRLYGGAAYHAVKDRYDPEHRLTGLYEKAVARQ